One window from the genome of Syntrophorhabdaceae bacterium encodes:
- a CDS encoding peptidoglycan bridge formation glycyltransferase FemA/FemB family protein, with amino-acid sequence MLSFREAGAADFDAWNNFIAQSPNGNLRQTTYWGKVKSYSGWEPCYYLVERDGEIKAVALVQERNIPAVPQKLLYCCRGPVADWRDQETCEALFTGLKGVLKEKRGFLLRIDPEPFSWEIDQDQVFSASGFLKLSDRCTAWNRTLYTTRVILDLDEEGLFMRMRRSHRQNINSAIKGGVVTRHEPDSDDPEVFAALMQGLELRRNSMLHSSQYYGEVLNNLVNSGIGFFLKAKIEGRTVSGLVVSILGDKGWAVFMANDYSYRKLMPNKVLLWEAIRLSKKMGCRFLDLGASQGSDDFDPAHDPLDNLKSAYRPEIVHYPGYFDLPNSFYPFFRVTESKVLPALWKWRMKVQRLTHRNGMEERARAAPG; translated from the coding sequence ATGCTCTCGTTTCGTGAAGCAGGGGCAGCCGATTTTGATGCCTGGAATAACTTCATCGCCCAGTCCCCTAACGGCAACCTGCGACAGACTACCTACTGGGGAAAAGTAAAGTCCTATTCCGGCTGGGAGCCCTGTTATTACCTTGTGGAGAGGGACGGTGAAATCAAGGCAGTGGCCCTTGTGCAGGAAAGGAATATCCCCGCTGTTCCCCAAAAGCTTCTTTACTGCTGCAGGGGTCCGGTGGCAGACTGGCGGGACCAGGAGACGTGCGAAGCACTTTTTACAGGTTTAAAAGGGGTTCTCAAGGAAAAAAGGGGGTTCCTCCTCCGTATTGATCCTGAGCCCTTCTCGTGGGAAATAGATCAGGATCAGGTTTTTTCCGCCTCGGGTTTTTTAAAGCTTTCCGATCGCTGCACCGCCTGGAACAGGACGCTCTACACCACACGAGTCATATTGGACCTCGATGAAGAAGGCTTGTTCATGCGCATGAGAAGAAGCCATCGCCAGAACATCAATAGTGCGATCAAGGGGGGCGTCGTCACCCGGCACGAGCCTGACTCCGATGATCCGGAAGTATTTGCCGCTCTCATGCAGGGACTGGAGCTGAGGAGAAATTCGATGCTTCATTCGTCACAATATTATGGAGAGGTACTGAATAACCTCGTGAACAGCGGAATAGGCTTTTTCCTCAAAGCCAAAATAGAGGGACGTACCGTCTCGGGCCTCGTGGTGAGTATCCTTGGCGATAAAGGGTGGGCGGTATTCATGGCGAACGATTATTCTTACCGGAAGCTTATGCCAAACAAGGTGTTGCTATGGGAAGCAATCAGACTGAGCAAAAAAATGGGGTGCCGGTTTCTGGACCTGGGTGCTTCACAAGGCTCAGATGATTTCGATCCTGCCCATGACCCGTTGGATAATTTGAAAAGCGCCTATCGCCCTGAGATTGTCCATTACCCCGGATATTTTGATCTGCCGAATTCCTTCTATCCTTTTTTTCGCGTAACGGAAAGCAAGGTGCTGCCCGCTTTGTGGAAGTGGCGTATGAAGGTTCAGAGACTCACCCATCGAAACGGTATGGAAGAAAGGGCTCGCGCAGCCCCCGGGTAG
- a CDS encoding glycosyltransferase codes for MKVLKVVHIIASNSIGGAEQVLLDICRSLKTEKVKFEAALFVQPGQSWGNAFAKMLGDYQIPLHFIEMHFPLNPSEILQICRIVKKTTPSVVHCHGMRADLFGGIAAKLCGVPAVTTVHGWVPFTRKMKFYTWLDLKSMRLFDTVMPVSRSLEKDLARYRINPLRVRLVPNVPPRASTPVRAMVRKPNGSVLQIGFVGRLSPEKGPLFLIDGVAKLKETVPLFLHIAGDGPEMAAVQDRIRVTGLEDRTKVYGYFDNPRDIYNVLDVLVLPSLTEGIPLALLEAMSFGLPVIASGVGGIPEIVEDNVNGLIVRPGMVSDLAEKIGLLARDHALRERIGNAARERVAELCDHHRWEQQINEIYQRYGGDNALVS; via the coding sequence GTGAAAGTCTTGAAAGTGGTGCACATTATCGCATCCAACAGCATCGGGGGGGCCGAACAGGTGCTGCTCGACATTTGCCGCTCCCTGAAAACCGAAAAAGTGAAATTTGAAGCGGCTTTATTTGTTCAGCCCGGACAGTCCTGGGGGAACGCCTTTGCGAAAATGTTGGGCGATTACCAGATACCCCTTCATTTCATAGAGATGCATTTTCCTCTCAATCCTTCCGAGATCCTTCAAATTTGCAGAATTGTGAAAAAAACCACCCCTTCCGTGGTCCACTGTCATGGGATGAGAGCAGACCTTTTCGGAGGCATCGCAGCCAAACTGTGTGGCGTCCCGGCGGTGACGACCGTGCACGGATGGGTCCCCTTTACCCGAAAGATGAAGTTCTATACGTGGCTGGACCTGAAATCCATGAGGCTCTTTGATACGGTTATGCCCGTTTCCCGCTCCCTGGAAAAGGACCTGGCTCGATACCGTATAAACCCCCTGAGGGTCCGGCTTGTGCCGAATGTCCCGCCCCGGGCGAGTACGCCGGTTCGCGCCATGGTCCGCAAGCCGAACGGTTCTGTCCTTCAAATAGGATTTGTTGGCCGGCTGAGTCCCGAAAAGGGCCCTCTTTTTCTCATCGACGGAGTAGCGAAACTGAAAGAAACCGTGCCCCTCTTCCTTCATATAGCGGGGGACGGTCCGGAAATGGCTGCCGTTCAAGATAGAATAAGGGTTACAGGACTCGAGGATCGGACAAAAGTATATGGGTATTTTGACAACCCCCGGGATATTTATAATGTTTTAGACGTTCTCGTTCTCCCCTCACTAACCGAAGGTATCCCTCTTGCTCTTCTGGAGGCTATGTCCTTCGGCCTCCCTGTCATTGCGAGTGGAGTCGGCGGAATTCCGGAAATTGTGGAGGATAATGTGAACGGTCTTATTGTCCGGCCAGGTATGGTATCCGATCTGGCAGAGAAGATAGGACTTCTGGCCCGGGACCATGCTCTTCGGGAGAGGATTGGCAACGCGGCGAGAGAAAGGGTTGCCGAATTATGCGACCATCACAGATGGGAACAGCAGATTAACGAGATTTACCAGCGCTATGGAGGTGACAATGCTCTCGTTTCGTGA
- a CDS encoding ATP-grasp domain-containing protein, which yields MKILVTNANSRMACSIARSMARNGHSVIAADYVPKAMTFFSRYISDRFLYPSPYSKPADFVRHLTMRIIRDGVDFLIPTHEETFLIAKHAHMFNKITLMTVPDYSAVLEVHNKDRLYSHLQNLSILTPKTIPLSGCSDFSELRNILPGKALLKPRQGGGNWGIKYLDRSSDYEVQIKNYLTSNAIARERVLIQEWVPILKKYSHVVIYQKGKLIQDFADIHLRDYPYAGGAGSLRISCDPGPMREISKRLFDSLGWHGVAEVEYVTHRETGDFYMIEVNPRIWGGLNSAMSSGLNIPDMLLRIAKGKEAMKPVEYTRGVVTRWFWGDLRVFPEYLRQSPSKLGALGEYMKLMVNGATTDEFRWDDPLPFFVWPAHALFKSIRYRSLRPVAYDSLGGEWE from the coding sequence ATGAAAATTCTGGTAACGAACGCCAACAGCAGAATGGCATGCTCCATCGCGCGTTCTATGGCAAGAAACGGACATTCCGTGATAGCTGCCGATTACGTGCCTAAGGCGATGACCTTTTTCTCGAGGTATATTTCCGACAGGTTTCTCTATCCTTCTCCCTACTCCAAGCCAGCCGATTTTGTCCGCCACCTGACTATGAGGATCATTCGCGACGGTGTGGATTTTCTGATCCCGACTCACGAAGAGACATTCCTGATTGCAAAACACGCGCATATGTTCAACAAAATTACTCTTATGACCGTTCCCGATTATTCCGCCGTTCTGGAGGTGCATAACAAAGACAGGCTCTATTCTCATCTGCAAAACCTCTCTATTCTCACCCCTAAAACCATTCCTTTGTCCGGGTGTAGTGATTTCTCAGAACTGCGTAATATATTGCCCGGAAAGGCTCTCCTTAAGCCGCGGCAGGGGGGTGGGAATTGGGGAATTAAGTACCTCGACCGATCTTCGGATTACGAGGTGCAGATAAAGAATTACCTGACGTCGAATGCAATTGCCCGCGAGCGCGTACTCATCCAGGAATGGGTGCCTATACTCAAGAAATATTCACATGTGGTCATTTATCAAAAGGGTAAGCTGATTCAGGATTTCGCGGACATTCACCTTCGCGATTATCCATATGCGGGCGGGGCAGGTTCTCTCAGAATCAGTTGCGATCCCGGGCCCATGCGAGAAATTTCCAAAAGACTCTTCGACAGTCTCGGATGGCACGGGGTCGCAGAGGTTGAATACGTTACTCACCGGGAAACGGGAGATTTCTATATGATCGAGGTTAACCCGAGAATATGGGGCGGGTTGAACAGCGCCATGAGTTCCGGTCTCAATATCCCCGACATGCTTCTCCGAATAGCCAAGGGCAAGGAAGCGATGAAACCGGTAGAATATACCAGGGGCGTCGTAACAAGATGGTTCTGGGGCGACTTACGCGTTTTTCCGGAATATCTCAGGCAAAGTCCTTCGAAGCTTGGCGCATTGGGCGAATACATGAAATTGATGGTTAATGGGGCCACCACAGACGAGTTTCGCTGGGACGATCCCCTGCCGTTTTTTGTGTGGCCGGCCCATGCATTATTTAAAAGCATCAGGTACCGGTCATTGAGACCTGTCGCCTATGACAGCCTCGGTGGAGAATGGGAGTGA
- a CDS encoding O-antigen ligase family protein, producing the protein MDKYGRIRTRGGNGIRINATGAAIETNIQNERTKTPLLQLVFYVFAFVILARPQDLFPFLVPFRPVLVVEAFTLLLFILHYSELVPGMSTNNKQVRLFIALIGMMVLSIPLAYHRSLAFGFVIDYLKVGLFFFLFLTIADTADSVRMVLKTACLGVLMYTLFILLTGLDNRTTAGGMFDANDIAFFIISFLPFNFLFLDRTNSIFMKVVSILNLGLGSLTILLTGSRGGFVSLLLVFVLLLFSRTRTVKAMYKVLFVVLCLALIFFKSSSIDFARLGTVFSPAGDYNLTDEWGRKDIWERGIKLMITHPVTGVGAGCFDMALGEGRREEGKIPKWQTAHNSLIQVGAETGLAGLVLFLLLSFNAYKTFSAAAKKGRSKELIEIGEMARIGFAGQFVAACFLSQAYSPYYVFYIALSVFLVKLLDKETDLDSRTKKVIEISRPFRVKKAAG; encoded by the coding sequence ATGGATAAGTACGGAAGAATACGCACTCGGGGAGGTAACGGCATTCGGATAAATGCGACAGGTGCGGCAATAGAGACAAACATCCAAAACGAACGCACGAAAACCCCGCTCCTGCAGTTGGTCTTCTATGTTTTCGCCTTTGTGATCCTGGCGCGTCCCCAGGACCTTTTTCCTTTTCTCGTCCCCTTCAGGCCCGTTCTGGTTGTTGAAGCTTTTACTCTCTTGCTCTTTATCCTCCACTATTCGGAACTCGTGCCCGGTATGTCCACAAATAATAAGCAGGTGAGACTCTTTATCGCTCTTATAGGGATGATGGTATTGAGTATCCCCCTTGCATATCATCGCAGCCTTGCATTCGGATTTGTAATAGATTACCTCAAGGTCGGGCTGTTCTTCTTTCTCTTCCTGACCATTGCCGATACGGCAGATTCAGTGAGGATGGTTTTAAAGACGGCATGTCTCGGCGTTCTGATGTATACGCTATTCATTCTGCTTACAGGTCTGGACAACAGAACTACCGCCGGCGGTATGTTCGATGCAAATGATATCGCTTTTTTCATCATCTCCTTTCTTCCCTTCAATTTTCTCTTCCTTGACAGAACAAATTCGATCTTTATGAAAGTAGTGTCCATTCTAAACCTCGGACTCGGCAGTCTCACCATACTTCTCACGGGGTCGAGAGGCGGTTTTGTAAGCCTGCTCCTGGTCTTTGTCTTGTTGCTGTTCTCGAGGACCCGCACCGTCAAGGCCATGTATAAGGTGTTATTCGTGGTCCTCTGTCTCGCTCTGATCTTCTTCAAGAGCTCAAGTATCGATTTCGCACGCTTGGGGACTGTGTTCAGCCCCGCCGGGGACTATAATTTGACCGATGAATGGGGAAGAAAGGACATATGGGAGAGGGGCATAAAACTTATGATCACTCACCCCGTTACCGGAGTAGGGGCGGGATGTTTCGATATGGCCCTGGGTGAGGGAAGGCGGGAGGAGGGGAAGATCCCCAAATGGCAAACCGCCCACAATTCATTGATCCAAGTCGGTGCCGAAACAGGGTTGGCCGGATTGGTCCTGTTTCTTCTTCTGAGTTTTAATGCATACAAAACATTTTCGGCAGCGGCAAAAAAAGGACGGTCCAAAGAACTTATCGAAATTGGTGAAATGGCCCGCATAGGATTCGCCGGCCAATTCGTCGCCGCATGTTTTCTCAGCCAGGCTTACTCACCTTATTATGTATTTTATATAGCCTTGTCGGTATTCCTGGTCAAACTTCTCGACAAGGAAACCGATCTCGATTCCCGAACCAAAAAGGTAATTGAGATTTCCAGGCCCTTTCGTGTAAAGAAGGCGGCAGGATGA
- a CDS encoding glycosyltransferase: MAHLRKILIVVYLFPPISAVGAIRFAKFAKFLPEFGWEPVIYTVDPSRYEDHRFEEGSGEDDPHLIYRARPVPGPLEIYSRLFPRVNHRSADQPEFAAQGAGQEESRSLKRIVSSLLRIPDDKPGWMASVVKNGYRIMKKHGIDVFMTSGPPMGTHMAGALLKAATGAKWFADFRDPWWGTCRRLAPEFRSTLSDALTKRMESFVVRRADVVISTAPSLTDYFRSLLNSEQGSKCITITNGFDEDDFTGIHGETSSARASGIRICHAGSLYAGRNPEPFFAALRALLLRGALDKKSIDVEFIGDCSDYNGTSMAELVQKYSLESVVNFTGLMPHRDCLERLTNADGLLLFAQDFAEQIPAKIFEYLRIDKPIFALVTDGDAGRVLKSSPRAFLADPHTAGQVEERLLQMLRFISKPDLSDERETNFRQYDRRILTQRLAEYLDYYRPVH, from the coding sequence ATGGCTCATCTAAGAAAAATACTGATTGTAGTCTACCTGTTTCCCCCTATTTCGGCGGTAGGAGCTATACGTTTTGCCAAATTTGCCAAATTCTTGCCGGAATTCGGCTGGGAGCCTGTTATCTACACAGTCGATCCCTCCCGATATGAGGACCACCGGTTTGAGGAGGGGTCGGGAGAGGACGATCCACACCTCATATATCGTGCCAGACCGGTTCCGGGGCCCCTCGAAATCTATAGCAGGCTCTTTCCCCGGGTAAACCATCGATCGGCGGACCAGCCCGAATTCGCGGCCCAAGGCGCAGGGCAGGAAGAAAGTCGGTCGTTAAAGAGAATTGTCAGTTCCCTGCTCAGGATTCCTGACGACAAACCGGGCTGGATGGCAAGCGTGGTCAAAAACGGCTACAGGATCATGAAAAAGCACGGAATAGATGTGTTCATGACATCCGGTCCCCCAATGGGTACCCATATGGCCGGCGCCCTTCTGAAGGCGGCAACAGGGGCAAAATGGTTTGCCGATTTCAGGGATCCATGGTGGGGCACCTGCCGCCGCCTAGCGCCTGAATTCAGGAGCACCTTGTCCGACGCACTCACGAAGAGAATGGAATCCTTTGTGGTAAGACGCGCCGACGTGGTAATCTCCACAGCTCCCAGTTTGACGGACTATTTCAGGTCCCTCCTGAACTCCGAACAAGGAAGTAAATGCATAACCATCACGAACGGGTTCGATGAAGATGATTTCACCGGTATACATGGTGAGACGTCGTCGGCTCGTGCTTCCGGAATACGCATATGCCACGCAGGGTCCCTTTACGCAGGAAGAAACCCGGAACCCTTCTTTGCCGCGCTTCGGGCGCTTCTGCTGCGGGGAGCACTCGATAAAAAATCGATTGACGTCGAATTCATCGGAGATTGCAGCGACTACAACGGAACCTCGATGGCCGAGCTGGTACAAAAATACAGTCTTGAATCAGTCGTGAATTTTACGGGCCTTATGCCCCACCGCGACTGCCTGGAAAGACTCACGAACGCCGACGGTCTGTTATTATTCGCTCAGGATTTTGCCGAGCAGATTCCCGCAAAGATCTTTGAATATTTGCGGATCGATAAACCTATTTTTGCTTTGGTGACTGACGGTGATGCGGGAAGGGTTCTGAAATCTTCTCCCCGGGCATTTCTTGCGGACCCCCATACCGCAGGCCAGGTAGAAGAGAGACTTCTGCAGATGCTCCGATTCATAAGTAAACCCGATCTTTCGGATGAAAGGGAAACTAATTTCAGGCAGTACGACCGCAGGATCCTGACACAACGACTGGCCGAATATCTCGATTATTACAGGCCGGTCCATTAA
- a CDS encoding glycosyltransferase family 4 protein: protein MNIQYLTYSSQSGVVQQVITQLARKGANITLKNIGSDILFSRRSALHPNLLLTSLCALQSLHYFKREWAEWLRSPNLSGQKAGELISSFLRVPLAFDIMTRKAAHVIDQGTDADCILQSGVIFSPSYERPKKPFFLSMIDNTYRMGAPFLPRKYEEYEGRVYHFASRIFAMSHNVKRSLMHDYSVPEDRIEVVGVGPNVTPEILGDELNCLKKEPYRIVFIGIWFEQKGGFYLVEAFRRLRKKIPSATLIIIGGTPPIVEDGITVLGQIPPLDVARELCKASLFVLPSIREPFGIAFLDAMSFGLPCIGTNVEAIPEIIDNGYTGFLVPPADANALAEKMYEVLENKSAASSMGDAGRIKVNRQFNWQIIGDRIFSILEKHL from the coding sequence GTGAACATCCAATATTTGACTTATAGCTCACAATCGGGCGTGGTGCAACAGGTGATCACCCAGCTGGCAAGAAAAGGGGCGAATATTACACTGAAGAACATCGGCAGCGACATTTTATTCAGCAGGCGGTCTGCCCTTCATCCTAACCTGCTTCTCACCTCTCTTTGCGCACTCCAGTCTCTCCATTATTTTAAACGGGAATGGGCGGAATGGCTCAGATCTCCGAACTTGAGCGGTCAAAAAGCGGGGGAATTGATAAGCTCATTTCTGAGAGTGCCTCTTGCCTTCGATATCATGACCCGTAAAGCGGCGCATGTCATAGATCAGGGGACAGATGCAGATTGCATCCTCCAGTCGGGTGTGATCTTTTCGCCTTCATACGAGCGGCCGAAGAAGCCCTTTTTTCTGTCAATGATCGATAATACGTACAGAATGGGAGCACCCTTTCTGCCTCGGAAATATGAAGAATATGAGGGACGGGTATACCATTTTGCATCCAGGATCTTTGCGATGAGCCATAATGTGAAACGTTCTTTGATGCACGATTACTCCGTGCCGGAAGACCGGATAGAAGTGGTGGGGGTCGGTCCGAATGTGACTCCCGAAATTCTGGGGGATGAACTCAACTGCTTGAAAAAGGAACCCTACAGAATAGTCTTTATAGGCATATGGTTCGAGCAGAAAGGCGGATTTTATCTAGTTGAGGCATTCCGCAGACTAAGAAAAAAGATACCCTCGGCCACCCTGATAATTATAGGGGGAACTCCGCCCATCGTCGAGGACGGGATAACTGTACTGGGACAAATTCCTCCCCTTGATGTGGCCCGGGAGCTATGCAAGGCCTCATTATTCGTTCTTCCCTCGATACGCGAGCCTTTTGGAATTGCCTTTCTGGATGCCATGTCTTTCGGTTTACCCTGCATAGGCACCAATGTCGAAGCAATCCCGGAAATCATCGACAACGGATACACGGGATTTCTGGTACCGCCTGCCGATGCGAATGCATTAGCGGAAAAAATGTATGAAGTGCTTGAGAACAAGTCAGCGGCGTCTTCCATGGGAGACGCGGGCCGCATTAAAGTTAACCGCCAATTCAACTGGCAGATTATCGGCGACAGGATCTTCTCCATTCTCGAGAAGCATTTATGA
- a CDS encoding FemAB family XrtA/PEP-CTERM system-associated protein gives MTELTFHTLDHESAWDDYVTGHPDGTFCHLSGWRDVFKETYGHKDYYVSARNGGAIVGVLPLFLLKSLGRGSRLISMPFLDCGGILAENSDVEKEIFCRATNFAGAVKAKAIELRYGGPLQRARVVTGTEEGRGAVFVDGIEMPFLARSHKVRMLLKLPDNTDALMASFKSKLRSQIRRPIKEGCEVSIGGVELVNDFYRVFTVNMRDLGSPVHSKNLFLNIFKKFSDKIKIVLVRKEGIPIAASVIIGFRGTLSNPWASSLKEHSRLSPNMLLYWAALAYGCENGFSYFDFGRSSPGEGTFRFKEQWGAEPQPLNWLIFSLNGRSAEEDGLEKSKYSKAIYYWKLLPVPLTRLIGPRVRKHIGL, from the coding sequence ATGACGGAACTTACCTTTCACACTCTTGATCATGAATCTGCCTGGGACGACTACGTAACGGGCCACCCTGATGGAACGTTCTGTCATCTCAGCGGGTGGAGGGATGTTTTCAAAGAGACTTACGGGCACAAGGACTATTATGTGTCGGCACGGAACGGAGGCGCAATCGTCGGGGTATTGCCCCTTTTTCTTCTCAAGAGCCTCGGCAGAGGAAGCAGGCTGATCTCAATGCCTTTCCTTGACTGCGGGGGCATTTTAGCTGAGAACAGCGACGTCGAAAAGGAGATCTTTTGCCGGGCAACGAATTTTGCAGGAGCGGTGAAAGCAAAAGCCATTGAGCTTCGCTATGGCGGGCCACTGCAGCGGGCTCGGGTAGTGACGGGAACAGAGGAAGGAAGGGGGGCAGTTTTTGTCGACGGCATAGAGATGCCTTTTTTAGCGCGATCCCATAAAGTGCGGATGCTGCTCAAGCTTCCGGATAACACTGACGCCCTTATGGCTTCGTTCAAGTCAAAGCTGCGGAGCCAGATAAGAAGACCGATCAAAGAAGGGTGCGAAGTCTCTATCGGGGGCGTGGAGTTGGTGAATGACTTTTATCGTGTTTTCACAGTCAATATGCGCGACCTTGGATCACCGGTACACTCAAAGAATCTTTTTCTCAATATCTTCAAGAAATTTTCCGACAAAATTAAAATTGTCCTTGTTCGCAAGGAGGGGATACCCATTGCCGCGAGTGTGATTATCGGCTTCAGGGGAACCCTTTCCAATCCCTGGGCATCCTCACTCAAAGAACACAGCCGGCTGAGCCCCAATATGCTTTTATATTGGGCTGCCCTGGCCTATGGCTGTGAAAATGGTTTCTCCTATTTTGACTTCGGGCGATCTTCTCCGGGGGAAGGCACTTTCAGATTTAAAGAACAGTGGGGAGCGGAGCCTCAACCTTTGAACTGGCTTATCTTTTCTCTAAATGGAAGGTCCGCAGAAGAAGACGGACTCGAAAAGTCGAAATATTCAAAAGCTATTTATTACTGGAAATTGCTCCCCGTCCCTCTTACCAGACTTATCGGACCGAGGGTTAGAAAACATATAGGACTTTAA